A stretch of DNA from Desulfuromonas thiophila:
AGAGGAAGGATCTATGAGTATTGGTAAACGTTTACGTTATTTGCGAGGTTCTGTCCGCCTGCCGGATTATGCCGAACGCTACGGCGTCAGCAAAAGTACCCTGAGTCGTTATGAAAAAGGTCAAAATCTGCCTGATGCCGAGTTCATTGCTGCCGTCTGCGATGCGCATAACATTTGTCCGGGCTGGTTGATTGCCGACAAATGCTGGAAGAATAAGGCCCCTTTGCAACTGGACGAGTCGGCAGGTGCGGTTGCCGCTGCGGACGATTTCGCCTTGCTGGGGTTTTTGCGGCAGTATCTTCTGGGTCTCAACACGGATCTTAATGCGTTGCTGGTAACGCGGGTGCAGGGTGACGCCATGGCACCGACCTTGCCAGCGGGGAGTCTTGCCGTGATTCGGCGGCAGGAATGTCAGCGCGGCGATGATGGTCTCTACGCCATTGCCTCTGCGGAAAAGCTGGGTATTCGCCGCTTGCAGTGGCTTGTCGATGGGACGTTGCGGGTCAAAACCGATAATCCCGGCTATGAAGACCAGAGCTTGACGGCCGCCCAGGCCGGGCAGCTTGAACTGGTCGGCCGGGTTATCTGGACCGGACAGACGCAGTTCTGATGCCTAACCTGTGGTCCCTTCCCAGCGGGATCGGCTGCGTGTCTGAATTAACGAAAAACCGGGCCGGCTTCATCGATGAAGCCGGCCCGGTTTGTTTCATTTCTGGCCGGAGGCCGGAACAAACGATCAGACGATGGCTTTCATGCCATGCATGGCGGCGCGCAATTCCTGCCCGATGTGTTCGATGTAATGGCCGCGGATATCAGCATTGATGTCCACCAAGGTACGGTTGTCCACCTGAAAGTCTTCCAATTGCAACCCTTTGCCAATAACGTCGGTGTGAATCTCGGCCATAAAGTCTTGCAGCAGGGGAACGCAGGCGTGAGAGAACAGATAGCAGCCGTACTCAGCCGTATCGGAAATTACCCGGTTCATTTCATAAAGCTTCTTGCGGGCAATGGTGTTGGCGATCAGCGGAGTTTCGTGCAGGGATTCGTAATAGGCTGATTCCGGCTCAATGCCGACCTCCACCATGCTTTCAAACGCCAGTTCCACGCCGGCTTTGACCATGGCGACCATCAGGATGCCCTTATCGAAATAGTCTTGCTCGCTGATCTCGCCACGAGCTTCCGTCTGCTCAAAAGCCGTGTTGGCTGTCTGCTCGCGCCAGGTCAGCAGATCCCGGTCGTCATTGGCCCAGTCTTGCATCATGGTGGCAGAGAATGTGCCGGTAATGATGTCATCCATGTGCTTGCGGAACAGTGGCCGCATGATGTCCTTGAGCTCTTCCGCCAGATCATAGGCCTTTAGCTTGGCCGGATTGGATAACCGATCCATCATGTTGGTGATGCCGCCATGTTTAAGGGCTTCGGTAATGACCTCCCAGCCGTATTGTACCAGTTTGGCTGCCCAACTGGCGTCAATACCCTCTGCGACCATCTTGTCGAAGCACAGCAGTGATCCGGTCTGCAACATGCCGCACAGAATGGTCTGCTCGCCCATGAGATCGGATTTCACCTCTGCGACAAAGGACGATTCCAGTACCCCGGCACGATCACCTCCCTGGGCACTGCACAGGGCTTTGGCGATATCCAGACCATCGCCGT
This window harbors:
- a CDS encoding XRE family transcriptional regulator, which gives rise to MSIGKRLRYLRGSVRLPDYAERYGVSKSTLSRYEKGQNLPDAEFIAAVCDAHNICPGWLIADKCWKNKAPLQLDESAGAVAAADDFALLGFLRQYLLGLNTDLNALLVTRVQGDAMAPTLPAGSLAVIRRQECQRGDDGLYAIASAEKLGIRRLQWLVDGTLRVKTDNPGYEDQSLTAAQAGQLELVGRVIWTGQTQF
- the ilvC gene encoding ketol-acid reductoisomerase — its product is MSQNYFNSLSFREKLEELGTCRFMDASEFASGCDYARGKKIVIVGCGAQGLNQGLNMRDSGLDVSYTLRKEAITEKRQSYINATENGFKVGSYEELLPTADIVMNLAPDKQHSDVVRTVVPLMKQGATFSYAHGFNIVEEGTRIRQDLTVIMVAPKCPGSEVRAEYLRGFGVPTLIAVHKENDPNGDGLDIAKALCSAQGGDRAGVLESSFVAEVKSDLMGEQTILCGMLQTGSLLCFDKMVAEGIDASWAAKLVQYGWEVITEALKHGGITNMMDRLSNPAKLKAYDLAEELKDIMRPLFRKHMDDIITGTFSATMMQDWANDDRDLLTWREQTANTAFEQTEARGEISEQDYFDKGILMVAMVKAGVELAFESMVEVGIEPESAYYESLHETPLIANTIARKKLYEMNRVISDTAEYGCYLFSHACVPLLQDFMAEIHTDVIGKGLQLEDFQVDNRTLVDINADIRGHYIEHIGQELRAAMHGMKAIV